In Aestuariibaculum lutulentum, one DNA window encodes the following:
- a CDS encoding glycoside hydrolase family 2 TIM barrel-domain containing protein encodes MRKLILVPLCYLLVNLGFAQNSKNEWENPGIIDRNKEKGRSSFVLYHDEACAATSLTETSEYYQSLNGTWKFNIVKKPSERPLDFYKVDLDDSNWNAINVPSNWEIEGYDTPIYTNVTYPFPKNPPFIDENYNPVGSYRTTFKISKDWDDKEVILHFGSISGYARIFLNGEEIGMTKASKTAAEFNVTKYLNEGNNVLAVQVFRWHDGSYLEDQDFWRLSGIERDVYLQAMPKTTIWDYFAQANLDNTYTNGLFNVDIDLRQFGKKAAKNQVASIRLLDAKGKEVHSEEKKISGSDKSVNFSATINNVEKWSAESPYLYRYIISLVDKKNTQVISKKIGFRKVEIKEAQLMVNGEPLMVNGVNLHEHDGISGHKPNRETMLLDLKVMKQNNINSIRMSHYPHDPYLYELADEYGFYIVDEANIETHAMGAEKQGWFDKEKHPAYLPEWAPAHLDRMKRMLEQDKNATSIILWSMGNECGNGPVFYEGYKWLKERDKTRFVQFEQADENADTDIVCPMYPGIDYMKDYAKSDKQRPFIMCEYSHAMGNSNGNFQEYRDIMNTSKKMQGGFIWDWVDQGLKTETEDGRMFWAYGGDLGGENLQHDQNFCANGLVSADRTPHPALEEVKKVFQSIAFKLNGNKLQVTNEYNFTNLDQYTFKWVLKANGAKVDEGSFEISALPNESKDVILNLPMLDSDKEYYLDVYGYTKNEATLVPAGHEIAREQFKLGSYSYFDNISTSEGKIIYEVFRDVLHFAAGNIIGDLDLKSGKLFQYRFADSHSKIISQFPEPFFWRAPTDNDYGNKMPERLGDWKFAHQDLKVKRVEVGEKTVSGLPVKAEFIISKLDVPYTVEYLIQNDGSINITASIDMEGKELPELPRFGMRMVLDGSFDNLAYYGRGPWENYSDRNTSSFLGMYNDTVKNQYTWEYIRPQEAGYKTDVRWLTLENSANQGLQIIGAQPLGFSALHMSTEALDGGTFKSQTHPTDIVVENDKVYLHIDLKQRGVGGDNSWGAYPHKPYRLHDKQYTYSYQIKLIKE; translated from the coding sequence ATGCGTAAACTAATTTTAGTTCCGTTATGCTATTTACTTGTCAATTTAGGTTTTGCTCAAAACAGTAAAAACGAATGGGAGAATCCTGGTATTATTGATAGAAATAAAGAAAAAGGCAGGTCATCTTTTGTGCTTTATCATGATGAAGCTTGTGCAGCAACTAGCCTGACAGAAACATCTGAATATTATCAAAGTCTTAATGGTACATGGAAATTTAATATTGTTAAAAAACCATCTGAAAGGCCATTAGATTTTTATAAAGTAGATTTAGATGATTCAAATTGGAACGCTATTAATGTGCCTTCAAACTGGGAAATTGAAGGATATGATACACCTATATATACCAATGTAACCTATCCGTTTCCCAAGAATCCACCTTTTATTGATGAAAATTATAATCCAGTAGGAAGTTACAGAACGACCTTTAAAATATCTAAGGATTGGGATGATAAAGAAGTTATATTACATTTCGGTTCTATATCGGGTTATGCCAGAATCTTTTTAAATGGAGAGGAAATAGGTATGACTAAGGCTTCTAAAACAGCTGCAGAGTTTAATGTTACTAAATATTTAAATGAAGGAAATAATGTTTTGGCTGTGCAAGTGTTTCGGTGGCATGATGGAAGCTATTTAGAAGACCAGGATTTCTGGCGTTTAAGTGGTATTGAACGTGATGTGTATTTACAAGCCATGCCTAAAACCACAATCTGGGATTATTTCGCTCAGGCTAATTTAGATAATACTTACACAAACGGACTTTTTAATGTCGATATCGATTTAAGACAATTCGGAAAGAAGGCTGCTAAAAACCAAGTAGCATCCATTCGTTTACTTGATGCTAAGGGTAAGGAGGTGCATTCTGAAGAAAAGAAAATTTCAGGTTCAGATAAAAGCGTAAATTTTTCTGCAACAATAAACAATGTTGAGAAGTGGAGTGCAGAATCACCTTATTTATATAGATACATCATCTCGTTAGTCGATAAAAAGAACACACAAGTTATTTCCAAGAAAATAGGCTTTAGAAAAGTTGAAATTAAAGAGGCTCAATTAATGGTTAACGGTGAGCCGTTAATGGTTAATGGCGTAAATCTGCACGAACATGATGGTATCTCCGGTCATAAGCCAAATAGAGAAACTATGCTTTTAGACTTAAAAGTCATGAAGCAAAATAATATTAATTCTATTCGTATGAGTCATTATCCGCATGATCCTTATTTATATGAGTTAGCTGATGAATACGGATTTTATATTGTAGATGAAGCAAATATTGAAACGCACGCCATGGGAGCCGAAAAACAAGGCTGGTTTGATAAAGAAAAACATCCAGCTTATTTGCCTGAATGGGCACCGGCACATTTAGACCGTATGAAACGTATGTTGGAGCAGGACAAAAATGCAACATCTATTATTTTATGGTCTATGGGCAACGAGTGTGGTAACGGACCTGTATTCTACGAAGGTTATAAATGGCTAAAAGAGCGTGATAAAACGCGTTTTGTTCAGTTTGAGCAAGCTGATGAAAATGCCGATACCGATATTGTTTGCCCAATGTATCCGGGAATAGATTACATGAAGGATTATGCAAAAAGCGATAAACAAAGACCATTTATCATGTGTGAGTACTCGCATGCTATGGGGAATAGTAACGGAAATTTTCAGGAATACCGAGACATTATGAACACCAGTAAAAAAATGCAAGGTGGTTTCATTTGGGATTGGGTAGACCAAGGATTAAAAACAGAAACCGAAGATGGAAGAATGTTTTGGGCCTACGGAGGCGATTTGGGAGGTGAAAATTTACAACACGATCAGAACTTTTGTGCTAACGGATTGGTGTCAGCCGATAGAACTCCTCATCCAGCTTTAGAGGAAGTAAAGAAGGTTTTTCAAAGTATTGCTTTTAAGTTAAACGGAAATAAACTTCAAGTTACTAATGAATACAATTTCACCAATTTAGATCAATATACTTTTAAATGGGTACTGAAAGCTAATGGAGCTAAGGTTGATGAAGGTAGTTTTGAGATATCAGCATTACCAAACGAATCTAAAGATGTGATTTTAAATCTACCAATGTTAGATAGTGATAAGGAATATTATTTAGATGTATATGGCTATACCAAAAATGAAGCGACTTTAGTTCCTGCAGGTCATGAAATAGCAAGAGAGCAATTTAAATTAGGAAGCTATTCTTACTTTGATAATATTTCGACTTCAGAAGGAAAGATAATTTATGAAGTGTTTAGAGATGTACTCCATTTTGCAGCAGGAAATATTATTGGGGATCTTGATTTAAAATCAGGTAAATTATTTCAGTATCGATTTGCAGATAGTCATTCAAAAATAATTTCACAATTTCCTGAGCCATTTTTCTGGAGAGCTCCAACCGATAATGATTACGGTAACAAAATGCCGGAACGTTTGGGCGATTGGAAATTCGCGCATCAGGATTTAAAAGTGAAACGTGTAGAAGTTGGAGAAAAAACAGTGAGTGGTTTACCTGTAAAGGCAGAATTTATAATAAGCAAATTAGATGTGCCTTATACTGTTGAATACCTTATTCAAAATGATGGTTCAATAAACATCACAGCAAGTATTGATATGGAAGGTAAAGAATTACCTGAATTACCAAGATTTGGTATGCGTATGGTGCTAGATGGAAGCTTCGATAATTTAGCCTATTACGGAAGAGGGCCATGGGAAAATTATTCAGACAGAAACACCTCTTCGTTTTTAGGTATGTATAACGATACAGTTAAGAATCAATACACTTGGGAATATATCCGTCCACAAGAGGCTGGTTATAAAACCGATGTACGTTGGTTAACCCTTGAAAACTCGGCAAATCAAGGATTGCAAATTATAGGTGCACAACCATTAGGCTTTAGTGCATTACACATGTCTACAGAAGCTTTAGACGGAGGGACCTTCAAAAGTCAGACCCATCCAACAGATATTGTTGTAGAGAACGATAAAGTGTATTTACACATCGATTTAAAACAACGCGGCGTTGGGGGAGATAACAGTTGGGGAGCTTATCCTCACAAACCATACCGATTGCACGATAAACAGTACACCTATAGTTACCAAATTAAACTGATTAAAGAGTAA
- a CDS encoding glycoside hydrolase family protein, whose protein sequence is MNKIDETLKIAETQYEHLKEVLPEGRYPKTYHVSQEKLETSRSGWWCSGFYPGSLLYLNENASNPVFQDEIKRVLADLQREQYNTTTHDLGFMMYCSFGNAERLNPSPEYKTILMNSAKSLASRFNDTVGCIKSWDASEDDYLVIIDNMMNLELLFWASKYSKDPKYYNIAVTHANTTIENHFRNDYSSYHVLNYSKNDGSVKKKRTAQGYSDDSAWARGQAWGLYGYTVMYRETKDKKYLAQANGIAGFILNHPNMPKDMVPYWDFNAPDIPNALRDSSAGAIMASALLELKHYVEGDLVEKYDSAAKTMITTLTSDEYIAKDNTNGGFLLKHGVGHIPEKTEIDVPLSYGDYYLIEAMMRYKYHRI, encoded by the coding sequence ATGAATAAAATTGATGAGACTTTAAAAATTGCAGAAACTCAATATGAGCATTTAAAGGAAGTTTTGCCAGAGGGGAGATATCCAAAAACATATCATGTAAGTCAGGAAAAGCTAGAAACCAGTCGCTCTGGTTGGTGGTGTAGCGGGTTTTATCCGGGATCGTTATTGTATTTAAATGAAAACGCCAGTAATCCGGTTTTTCAAGACGAAATAAAACGTGTTTTGGCTGATTTACAACGTGAACAATACAATACTACGACACATGATTTAGGATTTATGATGTATTGTAGTTTTGGAAATGCTGAGCGTTTAAATCCGTCACCAGAATACAAAACTATATTAATGAATAGCGCCAAATCTTTGGCTTCAAGGTTTAATGATACAGTTGGCTGTATTAAGTCTTGGGATGCTTCAGAAGATGATTATTTAGTGATTATAGACAACATGATGAATTTAGAATTATTATTCTGGGCCTCTAAATACAGTAAAGATCCTAAGTATTATAATATTGCTGTGACGCATGCAAATACTACAATAGAAAATCATTTCAGAAATGATTATAGTTCTTACCACGTATTAAATTACAGTAAAAATGATGGTTCGGTAAAGAAGAAGCGCACGGCACAAGGGTATTCTGATGATTCTGCCTGGGCCCGTGGTCAGGCCTGGGGTTTGTATGGTTACACGGTAATGTATAGAGAAACTAAGGATAAAAAATACCTGGCTCAGGCCAATGGTATTGCAGGTTTTATTCTAAATCATCCAAATATGCCAAAGGATATGGTGCCTTACTGGGATTTTAATGCGCCTGATATTCCTAATGCTTTAAGAGATTCATCAGCAGGTGCTATTATGGCATCGGCACTTTTAGAATTAAAACATTATGTAGAAGGCGACCTGGTAGAAAAATACGATTCTGCAGCCAAAACCATGATTACTACATTAACCTCTGATGAATATATAGCAAAGGATAATACCAATGGAGGGTTTCTTTTAAAGCATGGCGTTGGTCATATTCCGGAGAAAACAGAAATAGATGTTCCGCTTAGTTATGGCGATTACTATTTAATCGAGGCTATGATGAGGTATAAATATCACAGGATTTAG
- a CDS encoding BNR repeat-containing protein yields MKRSIFLKFNLLIIATSYLLCFSSCAQNVSYSYIGEGWSKNSVNTVKFRKNAITTHSGYQFVAYYNQDSYLVLGKRKVNTSNWEIAQTQYQGNTKDAHNDISLAVDGEGYLHVSWDHHDTKLRYAKSKAPLSLKLSEELPMTGKQEDKVTYPEFYNLPNGNVLFFYRSGQSGRGNLVINSYDIQSEKWTQIQSNLIDGENQRSAYWQVAVDGQGVIHLSWVWRETWDVETNHDLCYARSLDGGKTWENSTSEAYNLPITLSSAEYAWKIPQNSNLINQTSITANHEGNPYIVTYWNVDDIPQYQIVYLKDNSWKKVNTGFRTESFVLGGGGTKSIPVSRPDILIKDDFVAVLFREASRGSKVSLTYSQNLENKTPWEVVDLSETSVGQWEPNYDINLWNSKRKLHVFFQNVTQIDGEGVADRNSTPVKMLEVNNLKKLIKSKK; encoded by the coding sequence ATGAAAAGAAGCATTTTTCTGAAGTTTAACTTGCTCATTATAGCAACAAGCTATTTGTTGTGTTTTTCGTCCTGTGCTCAAAATGTTTCATATAGTTATATCGGGGAAGGCTGGAGTAAGAATTCGGTAAATACTGTTAAATTCAGAAAAAATGCGATTACTACACATTCGGGTTATCAATTTGTAGCCTATTACAATCAAGACAGTTATTTGGTGTTGGGGAAACGAAAAGTTAATACTTCAAACTGGGAGATTGCTCAAACCCAATACCAAGGAAACACCAAAGACGCACATAATGATATTAGTTTGGCGGTTGATGGTGAAGGGTATTTACATGTTAGTTGGGATCATCATGATACCAAGCTCAGATATGCAAAGAGTAAAGCTCCGTTAAGTTTAAAATTGAGTGAAGAATTACCAATGACAGGTAAACAGGAAGACAAAGTTACTTATCCTGAATTTTATAATTTACCTAATGGGAATGTATTGTTTTTCTACCGTTCAGGACAATCAGGACGCGGTAATTTGGTTATTAATTCTTATGATATTCAGTCTGAAAAATGGACACAAATACAAAGTAATCTTATAGATGGAGAAAATCAGCGCAGCGCCTATTGGCAGGTTGCGGTAGATGGTCAAGGCGTGATTCATTTGTCTTGGGTTTGGCGTGAAACCTGGGATGTTGAGACAAACCATGATTTATGTTATGCGCGTTCTTTGGATGGAGGAAAAACCTGGGAGAACTCTACTTCAGAAGCTTATAATCTTCCTATTACGTTGTCATCAGCTGAGTATGCTTGGAAAATTCCTCAAAATAGTAATCTCATCAATCAAACTTCAATTACCGCAAATCATGAAGGTAATCCTTATATCGTAACGTATTGGAATGTTGATGATATTCCACAATATCAAATCGTGTATTTAAAAGATAATAGCTGGAAAAAAGTAAATACCGGATTTAGAACAGAATCCTTTGTTTTAGGAGGAGGAGGAACTAAAAGCATTCCTGTTTCACGACCAGATATTCTTATTAAGGATGATTTTGTAGCTGTGCTTTTTAGAGAAGCGTCCAGAGGAAGTAAAGTATCTTTAACTTATTCTCAGAATTTAGAAAATAAAACGCCGTGGGAAGTTGTCGATTTGAGCGAAACCTCAGTCGGACAGTGGGAGCCTAATTACGATATCAATTTATGGAACAGTAAAAGGAAACTACATGTGTTTTTTCAGAATGTAACACAAATAGATGGAGAAGGCGTTGCCGATAGAAATTCAACTCCTGTAAAAATGTTAGAAGTAAATAATTTAAAAAAGCTCATCAAGAGTAAAAAATAG
- a CDS encoding two-component regulator propeller domain-containing protein → MKHFLFYITFLCFATGTAQNSLQQFNSIEHELYFYLLDVELGLSNNGINSIAQDSLGFIWIGTSEGLNRYDGTQFTVFERDEDRGNQSLSDDFINEIKAFKDHKLLIATSEGLNVYDSKTEKIEIINEEKGLLGKHISRLELGSKGEVYLAVLERGIQVFDKNRKTKVYSYKGNDEASLSSNYTSSMALQGDSLLWVGTAGSGLNKINLKTDKVTRVSLQGNEQGKSFLIESLFNDKEGNLWIGANNGLHVITNKKDTLHLGTSLKEGKGLSDDNILCFEEDHSGQLWIGTRNGGLNIINKSDFLHQKTDFQVKWFLPADDGSSVFNRTVSALKMDKDGNMWIGTSTGLNYVNPQGEPIKLLRKMTGGEGLSHDRIGALAERSDKRIWIGTDGAGLDLFDPETRQFKYFRHDPNNPNTISNNYIISLLEDSKKRLWVGTYQGGLNKMDPDTGISKHYLQGDITLGSDVRVIFEDRKHQIWVGTNRGGLYMYDEINDAFKFVNVLGKLDIRDISEDDKGHFWMATYGDGILKYIPTQNTMTFYNSSTIQDFKSNVIYSILALPSGDVLAGTQNEGLIRLSPEKREVIGFTEKNGLSNNTITSIVMENQENIWLGTHKGISNYNALTDVIHNLNTYTNVQQGKFNIGSSLFTSSGMIYLGGDKGLNIFNPDNLHSKRETYPIIFKTLEVLDEKVEVSENEKDAVIDESILFENQIYLQPDQTFFSIDYVALKYPFAKNVNYSYRVDGYHNHWISTNQYGKVNLINLPYGDYTLNVKAKFGSGDETFKKIKIKVLPPFWRTSWAYIGYLVVLVLGIYWFMRYYAERLKLINSLSIEKKERQLEHNFNEERMRFFTSFSHELKTPLTLILAPLEDLISEEKSIKHKNSLTLIQKNAKQLLQTINKLLEFRKANLGLSKLRIEEHNLNACLEQWVNNYFPLAKKRNIALSYDLQDEPLLAWFDLEKIHIIFNNLLSNAFKYTPDNGEIYVSLVYDEDSFEIKVRDTGYGISKTELEHVFERYYQSNSVKSKQGIGIGLALSKSFAELHMGSIQIESEEKKGSTFTVIIPRDKSLFVNAVLDTANTTDKEEHNEIEDWVPFAELDKTTKTNANLNVTENNELVLLIDDNPDILKYLDGLLEGKYDLIYANNGEEGLEKAKRYIPDLIVSDVMMPKMNGIELCNILKETTETTHIPIILLTAKGNAESIQEGYKYGADDYIVKPFSGQILQARIRNLLDVRKQLRHYFLNKDEVKLEGLEDKNSLLDQEKGFLNKLTQVVLNNLDQEKMDVWDVAQHMGMSRTSLFRKLKAVTGLNINQFIRKVKLDKAAELIESGNYTIAQASYEVGFNNVKYFRKLFKEQFEKLPSDLSKNK, encoded by the coding sequence ACTCTTTGCAACAGTTTAATTCCATTGAACACGAGTTGTATTTTTATTTACTTGATGTAGAGTTGGGCTTGTCGAACAATGGCATTAATAGTATTGCTCAGGATTCCTTGGGCTTTATTTGGATTGGAACTTCTGAAGGTTTGAATAGATATGATGGGACGCAGTTTACCGTTTTTGAGAGAGATGAAGACCGCGGAAATCAAAGCTTGAGCGACGATTTTATTAATGAAATAAAAGCTTTTAAGGACCATAAACTACTAATAGCAACATCAGAAGGACTGAATGTTTACGATTCTAAAACCGAAAAAATTGAGATTATTAATGAAGAGAAAGGTTTATTGGGTAAGCATATTTCACGGTTAGAGTTAGGTAGCAAGGGAGAGGTGTACTTAGCTGTTTTAGAGCGTGGTATTCAGGTTTTCGATAAAAACAGAAAAACAAAGGTTTATAGCTATAAAGGAAATGACGAAGCGTCGTTGTCTTCAAATTATACCAGTAGTATGGCGCTTCAAGGAGATTCTTTGCTATGGGTTGGAACAGCAGGCAGCGGATTGAATAAAATTAATCTAAAAACCGATAAAGTCACTCGTGTTTCGTTACAAGGGAATGAGCAAGGGAAGTCTTTTTTAATTGAGTCATTATTTAACGATAAAGAAGGTAACTTATGGATTGGTGCAAATAATGGACTTCATGTGATAACTAATAAAAAAGACACCCTACATCTGGGAACGTCTTTAAAAGAAGGTAAAGGACTTAGTGACGATAACATTCTTTGTTTTGAAGAAGATCATTCTGGTCAGTTATGGATTGGAACTAGAAACGGAGGACTTAATATTATTAATAAATCTGATTTTTTACACCAAAAAACAGATTTTCAGGTAAAATGGTTTTTGCCAGCCGATGATGGTTCCAGTGTGTTTAACAGAACGGTTTCTGCCTTAAAAATGGATAAGGATGGTAATATGTGGATTGGAACCAGTACAGGTTTAAACTATGTAAATCCACAAGGAGAACCTATAAAATTATTGCGAAAAATGACAGGAGGCGAAGGACTTAGTCATGATCGTATTGGCGCTTTAGCAGAGCGTTCAGACAAACGTATATGGATTGGAACGGATGGTGCTGGTTTAGATTTGTTTGATCCAGAAACGCGGCAGTTCAAATATTTTAGGCATGACCCGAATAATCCTAATACTATTAGTAATAACTACATTATTTCATTATTAGAAGATTCTAAAAAACGCCTTTGGGTAGGAACTTATCAGGGTGGTTTAAATAAAATGGATCCGGATACAGGCATTTCCAAGCACTATTTGCAAGGAGATATAACCTTAGGAAGTGATGTTCGGGTAATTTTTGAAGATAGGAAGCACCAGATATGGGTAGGGACTAATAGAGGTGGTTTATATATGTATGACGAAATCAATGATGCCTTTAAGTTTGTTAATGTTTTAGGAAAACTTGATATTCGAGATATTAGTGAAGACGATAAAGGTCATTTTTGGATGGCAACCTATGGCGATGGTATTTTAAAATATATACCAACCCAAAACACGATGACATTTTATAATTCCAGTACTATTCAAGATTTTAAAAGTAATGTGATTTATAGTATACTGGCTCTGCCGAGTGGTGATGTGCTGGCGGGAACCCAAAACGAGGGGTTAATACGATTAAGTCCAGAGAAAAGAGAAGTCATAGGATTTACTGAAAAAAACGGTTTAAGTAACAATACAATTACCAGTATAGTTATGGAAAATCAGGAGAATATTTGGTTAGGTACCCATAAAGGGATTAGTAATTACAATGCTTTAACCGATGTTATTCATAACTTAAACACCTATACTAATGTACAGCAAGGGAAATTTAATATTGGGTCGAGTTTATTCACTTCCTCGGGTATGATATATCTTGGAGGTGATAAAGGGTTAAATATTTTTAATCCTGATAATCTTCATAGCAAGCGAGAGACTTATCCTATTATTTTTAAAACTCTGGAAGTTTTGGATGAAAAGGTAGAAGTTTCTGAAAATGAAAAAGATGCAGTTATAGATGAGTCTATCCTTTTTGAAAATCAGATTTATTTGCAACCGGATCAAACTTTTTTTTCTATTGATTATGTGGCTTTAAAATATCCGTTTGCTAAAAATGTGAATTATTCTTACCGTGTTGATGGTTATCACAACCATTGGATTAGTACAAATCAATATGGTAAGGTCAACCTAATTAATTTACCTTACGGCGATTATACTTTAAATGTTAAAGCAAAGTTTGGTTCAGGCGATGAAACTTTTAAAAAAATAAAAATAAAAGTTCTTCCTCCATTTTGGCGAACATCTTGGGCGTATATTGGTTATCTGGTTGTTTTAGTTTTGGGTATATATTGGTTTATGAGGTATTATGCCGAGCGTTTAAAGCTTATCAATTCTTTATCTATAGAAAAGAAAGAGCGTCAGTTAGAGCATAATTTTAATGAAGAACGTATGCGCTTTTTTACAAGCTTTTCTCATGAGCTTAAGACGCCTTTAACGTTAATTTTAGCACCGTTGGAAGATTTGATTTCCGAGGAGAAATCTATAAAGCACAAAAACAGTTTAACCTTAATTCAAAAAAACGCAAAGCAGTTATTACAAACTATTAATAAGCTGTTAGAATTTAGAAAAGCCAATTTAGGATTGAGTAAATTAAGAATTGAAGAACATAATTTAAATGCTTGTTTAGAACAGTGGGTTAATAACTATTTTCCGTTGGCTAAAAAACGAAATATCGCTTTAAGTTACGATTTACAGGATGAACCTTTACTGGCTTGGTTCGATCTGGAAAAAATCCATATTATTTTCAATAATCTGTTATCAAATGCTTTTAAATACACTCCCGATAATGGTGAAATTTATGTGTCTTTGGTATATGATGAGGATAGTTTTGAAATCAAGGTTAGAGATACAGGCTATGGCATAAGTAAAACTGAATTAGAACATGTTTTTGAAAGGTATTATCAGTCAAATTCCGTTAAGAGTAAACAGGGTATAGGAATTGGCTTGGCGCTTTCTAAAAGTTTTGCCGAACTACACATGGGCAGTATTCAAATTGAAAGTGAGGAGAAAAAAGGAAGTACCTTTACAGTAATAATTCCTCGCGATAAATCTCTATTTGTGAATGCGGTTTTAGATACTGCAAATACGACAGATAAAGAGGAACATAACGAAATTGAAGATTGGGTGCCATTTGCAGAATTAGACAAAACAACAAAAACGAATGCTAATTTAAATGTAACTGAAAATAATGAATTGGTATTGCTCATAGATGATAACCCTGATATTTTAAAGTATTTAGATGGATTACTGGAGGGTAAATACGATCTTATTTATGCCAATAATGGAGAAGAGGGTCTTGAAAAGGCTAAACGTTACATTCCGGATTTGATAGTGTCTGATGTTATGATGCCTAAAATGAATGGTATTGAGCTTTGTAACATATTGAAGGAGACAACAGAAACCACACATATTCCAATTATATTGCTTACCGCAAAAGGTAATGCGGAAAGTATTCAGGAAGGATATAAGTATGGTGCAGACGATTATATAGTGAAACCGTTTAGTGGCCAGATTCTACAAGCCAGAATTCGAAATTTATTAGACGTTAGAAAGCAATTACGCCATTATTTTTTAAATAAAGATGAAGTTAAACTAGAAGGATTAGAAGATAAGAATTCGTTATTAGATCAGGAGAAAGGCTTTTTGAATAAATTAACTCAAGTCGTGCTTAATAATCTCGATCAGGAAAAAATGGATGTTTGGGATGTTGCTCAACATATGGGCATGAGTCGTACGTCGTTGTTTAGAAAACTTAAAGCGGTTACGGGCTTAAATATTAATCAGTTTATTAGAAAGGTAAAGTTAGATAAAGCCGCAGAGTTAATAGAGAGCGGAAACTATACCATCGCTCAGGCATCTTACGAAGTTGGTTTCAATAATGTCAAGTATTTTAGAAAACTGTTTAAGGAACAGTTTGAAAAGCTGCCTTCGGATCTATCTAAAAATAAATAA